The nucleotide sequence CGACCGCGACCTGCAGGACATCGCGAACGCGTTGTGGAGCGCGGGCGCGGAGGCCATCGCGATCAACGACCAGCGGCTGACCGCCACCTCGACGATCCGCGCGGCCGGCTCGGCCATCCTGGTCGACTTCCGGCCGGTCAACCGCCCGTACGTGGTGCGCGCGATCGGCCCCGGCGACCTGGAGGACGACTTCAAGGACAGCGCGACGGCGCGGCTCTTCCGCGCGCTCGTCGAGGACGAGGGCATGTCCTTCTCGGTACGCGGCGTCGACGACATCACCCTCCCGGCCGCGTCCGACCCGCAGCTGCGCTTCGCGACGCCCTCGCCGACCGCCACGCCCACCCCTCGCACCACGGAAGGCGGAAAATGATCGCGGTACTCGCCCTGGCCGTCGGGGTCGTGCTCGGCGTCGTGCTGGACCCGACGGTGCCGGCCGCGCTCCAGCCGTACCTGCCGATCGCGGTGGTGGCCGCGCTCGACGCCGTCTTCGGGGGCGTCCGCGCGCGGCTGGACGGCATCTTCGACGACAAGCAGTTCGTGATCTCGTTCATCTCGAACGTGCTGGTCGCGGCCCTGATCGTCTACCTGGGCGACCAGCTCGGCGTGGGTGGTCAGCTGTCGACGGGCGTCGTCGTCGTGCTCGGTGTCCGGATCTTCGGCAACGTGGCCGCCATCCGCCGGCGGCTGTTCAAGGCGTGACGACATGAGCGAGCGAAACATCGGGCTCGGCGCGAAGCGAGGACGGCCGTGAGCGACGACCACAAGCCGTCAGGCACCGGCTGGCCGGAAGGCGAACCGGCGCCGGAGGCCGAGACCGACCTGGCGAAGGCCGAGACCGGCCTCGCGGAGGCGGAGACGCAGCGGCTGCCCGCCGGGCCGCCACCGCCGGAGCCCCGCCCCGAGCCCGAGTCGCCGTCCGTCGCCGAGGACGCGGCGCCGGTACCGGACGAGGGGTTGCCTGAGGAAGAGACCACGGAGATCGCGCGGCC is from Phytohabitans houttuyneae and encodes:
- a CDS encoding small basic family protein gives rise to the protein MIAVLALAVGVVLGVVLDPTVPAALQPYLPIAVVAALDAVFGGVRARLDGIFDDKQFVISFISNVLVAALIVYLGDQLGVGGQLSTGVVVVLGVRIFGNVAAIRRRLFKA